One genomic segment of Rhodohalobacter mucosus includes these proteins:
- a CDS encoding monovalent cation/H+ antiporter subunit D family protein: protein MDLSLVPLMAILVSLVAVVPILLSSEKPNLREFWTILAAVVKFGLVLTLLPGAIEGSSVELHILDLAPGLPLALKADPLGVFFAVIASGLWIFTSFYSIGYVRGAGEHKQTRYFASFAVCLSATIGIAFSANLLTFILFYEMLTLATYPLVIHKENSKAINAGRKYLAYTLTAGLLLIAASGMVYTYTGSLDFTPGGLFNNTDIPHSAMLVIFILFLGAVGVKAGIMPIHSWLPSAMAAPTPVSALLHAVAVVKSGVFAVIRVVGFVIGTDVMLAYGLNDILIVLAGATIIIASLLAFAQDNLKRRLAYSTVGHLSYIVLGVALITPLGMQGGIMHIAAHATMKITLFFCAGAIYVNLHKENISELNGIAKVMPWTMAAFTIGSMGLAGVPPINGFVSKWYLALGSLEGDMIIPLLILVVSGLLNIGYFFPIIQRAYFRKGEGLENYGEASPFMVVPLFATAVLSILFGIFPNLFFNFFDLASAIAATLFTGG from the coding sequence ATGGATCTTTCTCTTGTTCCTTTGATGGCAATTCTGGTATCGCTGGTTGCGGTGGTCCCGATTCTGCTGAGTTCGGAGAAACCAAACCTGCGGGAATTCTGGACCATCCTGGCGGCCGTCGTCAAATTCGGGTTGGTGCTTACACTGCTCCCCGGAGCCATTGAGGGCAGTTCGGTTGAGCTGCATATCCTGGACCTGGCGCCGGGATTGCCGCTTGCACTGAAAGCCGATCCGCTGGGTGTGTTCTTTGCGGTGATTGCATCCGGATTGTGGATATTCACATCCTTCTACTCCATCGGTTACGTACGCGGAGCGGGCGAACACAAGCAAACCCGGTATTTTGCCAGTTTTGCAGTGTGTCTGTCCGCTACAATAGGCATCGCTTTTTCAGCCAACCTTCTCACGTTTATTCTTTTCTATGAAATGCTGACGCTGGCCACCTATCCCCTTGTGATTCACAAGGAGAATAGCAAAGCGATCAATGCGGGACGAAAATATCTCGCATACACCCTTACCGCCGGACTACTGCTAATAGCTGCATCCGGAATGGTGTACACCTATACAGGGAGCCTTGACTTTACCCCGGGCGGACTCTTCAACAACACGGATATCCCCCACTCAGCCATGCTGGTCATTTTTATACTTTTCCTGGGTGCGGTGGGCGTGAAAGCGGGCATTATGCCGATTCACAGCTGGCTGCCCTCCGCTATGGCCGCTCCCACACCGGTAAGTGCATTGCTGCACGCCGTAGCCGTGGTGAAATCGGGTGTGTTTGCCGTAATACGGGTCGTCGGCTTTGTGATTGGCACCGACGTGATGCTGGCATATGGCCTGAACGATATTCTGATTGTACTGGCCGGAGCGACCATCATTATTGCGTCACTCCTTGCTTTTGCACAGGATAACCTGAAGCGCCGGCTGGCCTATTCAACCGTGGGCCACCTGTCCTACATCGTTCTCGGCGTAGCGCTGATCACACCTCTGGGGATGCAGGGAGGCATTATGCACATTGCGGCACACGCCACAATGAAAATCACCCTCTTCTTTTGCGCCGGAGCAATCTATGTAAACCTCCATAAAGAGAACATCAGCGAGCTGAACGGTATTGCAAAAGTGATGCCCTGGACCATGGCTGCGTTTACCATCGGATCGATGGGGCTTGCCGGCGTACCTCCAATTAACGGATTTGTAAGCAAATGGTACCTGGCGCTCGGTTCCCTTGAAGGAGACATGATTATTCCGCTACTTATTCTTGTGGTTAGCGGCCTGCTGAACATCGGTTATTTCTTCCCGATCATCCAGCGCGCGTATTTCCGCAAAGGCGAGGGACTCGAAAATTATGGTGAGGCATCCCCTTTTATGGTGGTGCCCCTTTTCGCAACGGCGGTACTTTCGATTCTGTTCGGGATCTTCCCGAATCTCTTTTTCAACTTTTTTGACCTGGCAAGCGCAATAGCCGCAACACTTTTTACCGGAGGCTAG
- a CDS encoding complex I subunit 5 family protein: MIESHIPAYIALTYVLFSILIPSFGLWRRDLCQPLAVLGTGLASLFSLIGFIDYLNNGMIRYYFGGWEPPIGIEFVYDGLSGFFVLVINLVAFFVLIYSREISRIEFPDKVMPYFALSMLMLLGFNGMLMTGDLFNLYVFLEISSLSSYALISIGDKPAPFAAFRYLIIGTTGGTLYLLGVGFLYTVTGTLNIIDMTAMLPMFIDSSAAFAALILMIVGIGVKAALFPMHGWLPDSYTYAATSSTALIAPIGTKVGAYILFRIMLWLFGIELTDAFAPVSYVVGVLACVGILYGSVMAIAQTEMKRMLAYSSVSQIGYIIMGLSLANPWGFAGALLHVLNHAVMKACLFMVSGHLRVKEGHSDISLFNDSYRKKYPWTMAAFSIGAISMVGLPPLAGFFSKWYLALGTIDNSNWLFLAVILVSSLLNAVYFFRILEKVYMMNPSKEQKQPSGGSYNEPKASMLIPTSVLAVSLFVIGFANAAIVGILLGVFPM, translated from the coding sequence ATGATCGAGTCGCATATTCCTGCTTACATCGCTCTGACTTACGTTCTGTTCTCCATCCTGATTCCGTCGTTTGGACTCTGGAGGCGGGATCTTTGTCAGCCGCTTGCCGTCCTGGGTACCGGCCTGGCTTCTCTATTTTCACTGATTGGTTTTATCGATTATCTGAACAACGGGATGATCCGATACTACTTTGGCGGATGGGAACCGCCTATCGGAATTGAGTTCGTGTATGATGGGCTTTCCGGTTTTTTCGTACTGGTCATTAATTTGGTTGCATTCTTTGTACTGATCTACTCCAGGGAAATTTCCAGAATTGAATTTCCCGACAAGGTGATGCCCTATTTTGCCCTTTCGATGCTTATGCTGCTCGGTTTTAACGGGATGCTGATGACCGGTGACCTTTTCAATCTTTATGTATTTCTGGAAATCTCCTCCCTGTCGTCGTATGCGCTGATTTCCATCGGAGACAAACCGGCCCCTTTTGCGGCATTTCGCTACCTCATTATCGGAACCACCGGCGGCACGCTTTATTTGCTTGGTGTCGGGTTTCTATACACGGTTACAGGTACGCTCAATATTATTGACATGACCGCCATGCTCCCGATGTTCATAGACAGCTCGGCCGCATTTGCCGCCCTGATACTGATGATTGTGGGGATCGGTGTGAAGGCAGCCCTTTTCCCCATGCATGGCTGGTTGCCCGACTCCTACACCTATGCCGCTACAAGCTCCACTGCACTAATTGCACCCATCGGAACAAAGGTCGGAGCCTACATTCTGTTCAGAATTATGCTCTGGCTTTTCGGCATCGAGCTTACCGATGCGTTTGCTCCTGTCTCCTATGTAGTGGGTGTTCTGGCATGTGTAGGCATACTGTATGGTTCTGTCATGGCCATTGCGCAAACGGAAATGAAGAGGATGCTGGCTTACAGCTCGGTATCACAGATCGGATATATTATTATGGGCCTCAGCCTGGCCAATCCATGGGGATTCGCAGGCGCCCTGCTTCATGTGCTGAACCACGCCGTCATGAAAGCCTGTCTTTTCATGGTGAGCGGTCATCTTCGGGTGAAAGAGGGTCATTCCGATATCAGCCTATTCAATGACAGCTACCGGAAAAAATATCCCTGGACCATGGCGGCCTTTTCGATTGGCGCCATATCGATGGTGGGCCTCCCTCCGCTTGCGGGATTCTTCAGCAAGTGGTACCTGGCGCTTGGAACCATCGACAACAGCAACTGGCTGTTCCTTGCAGTGATACTTGTGAGTTCACTGCTTAATGCGGTCTATTTCTTCCGCATTCTTGAAAAAGTATATATGATGAATCCGTCGAAGGAGCAGAAACAACCTTCCGGCGGATCCTATAACGAGCCGAAAGCATCCATGCTGATACCCACCTCCGTGCTGGCTGTCAGCCTGTTTGTGATTGGCTTTGCAAATGCGGCCATCGTTGGAATCCTTTTGGGAGTCTTCCCGATGTAG
- a CDS encoding cation:proton antiporter subunit C codes for MVDFITGHYAYWFTIILLCIGLYGILFKKNLVKKTLGLVIIQASVVLYFVAIASKWGATVTVIDDSIPVDQVAQYLNPLPHTLMLTAIVVGVATLGVAFTLLMAIYNRYGTLDEQELIEKIQ; via the coding sequence ATGGTTGATTTTATTACGGGCCATTATGCCTATTGGTTTACAATTATACTTCTGTGCATCGGTTTGTACGGCATTCTTTTCAAAAAGAACCTGGTCAAGAAAACCCTTGGCCTTGTGATTATACAGGCTTCCGTTGTGCTCTATTTTGTGGCCATTGCCTCCAAGTGGGGAGCTACCGTTACAGTAATTGATGATTCCATCCCGGTTGATCAGGTAGCACAGTACCTTAACCCGCTTCCCCATACGCTGATGCTGACCGCCATCGTGGTAGGTGTTGCAACACTGGGCGTAGCTTTTACACTGCTCATGGCGATCTATAACCGTTACGGCACGCTGGATGAACAGGAACTGATAGAAAAAATTCAATGA
- a CDS encoding MnhB domain-containing protein, translating to MRRQFESPIVLLGARLLSPYIMVFGWYVIFFGHYSPGGGFQGGALLAASVLLMRVASGRRISRLQIQEFATTPLAVVGVLIYFATGLTAMAMGGYFLDYGQLPIPGLEPDMLRYYGILIIEVGIGLAVMAILIMIFDNMVKGEDYG from the coding sequence ATGAGGCGTCAGTTTGAAAGTCCGATTGTACTCCTGGGTGCCCGTCTTCTGAGCCCCTACATCATGGTTTTCGGGTGGTATGTAATTTTTTTCGGGCACTACAGCCCCGGCGGCGGATTCCAGGGTGGTGCGCTTCTTGCGGCATCCGTCCTGCTGATGAGGGTGGCCAGCGGACGCAGAATATCGCGGCTGCAGATTCAGGAATTTGCAACCACCCCTCTTGCGGTTGTGGGTGTGCTGATCTATTTCGCAACCGGACTCACCGCAATGGCCATGGGTGGCTATTTTCTGGATTACGGCCAGCTGCCCATTCCGGGCCTTGAACCTGATATGCTGCGTTACTACGGTATTCTTATCATTGAAGTGGGAATTGGTCTCGCTGTAATGGCTATCCTGATTATGATATTCGACAATATGGTTAAAGGGGAAGACTATGGTTGA
- the mbhE gene encoding hydrogen gas-evolving membrane-bound hydrogenase subunit E yields the protein MQKGLKILLLILFAAIMIFAASDLPFRGDPDNRMHAERSVNNTRVIGNYAIQNAYRDAHTPNIVTVILGDYRSVDTFGEQIVIYTAGLITLLVLRRTRRLGRSSAL from the coding sequence ATGCAGAAAGGCTTAAAAATACTTTTACTGATTCTGTTTGCAGCGATCATGATTTTCGCAGCTTCCGACCTGCCTTTCCGGGGCGATCCCGATAACCGCATGCATGCAGAGCGCAGCGTTAACAATACGCGCGTAATCGGGAATTATGCCATTCAAAATGCATATCGTGATGCTCATACTCCCAATATTGTAACGGTTATACTGGGCGACTATCGAAGCGTTGATACGTTTGGCGAACAGATTGTAATCTACACCGCGGGACTCATTACTCTGCTGGTGCTGCGCCGAACCAGAAGGCTTGGGAGGAGTTCCGCACTATGA
- a CDS encoding hydrogenase subunit MbhD domain-containing protein — protein sequence MIWELELVLYLFLAITAVVALESRDLLVAVVLMTVFSFLMALLFIAMGAIDVGFTEAVIGAGITGILFVVVIYQTSRHSND from the coding sequence ATGATCTGGGAGCTGGAACTGGTACTTTATCTCTTTTTGGCAATCACGGCAGTAGTTGCCCTGGAAAGCAGGGACCTGTTGGTTGCGGTAGTTTTGATGACTGTTTTCAGCTTTCTGATGGCCCTGCTCTTCATTGCCATGGGGGCTATTGACGTTGGCTTTACAGAGGCTGTTATAGGTGCAGGCATCACCGGAATCCTGTTCGTGGTTGTGATTTATCAAACGTCAAGACACTCAAACGATTAA
- the mnhG gene encoding monovalent cation/H(+) antiporter subunit G: MEIQNILTIVLVVLGIAFILVGSVGIIRLPDFFTRTHAVSKSDTLGVIFVISGLVIYEGFTLSSLKLVLIILFIALANPVGSHALAKAAIKKGLKAKLQDDIEEEKAS; the protein is encoded by the coding sequence ATGGAGATTCAGAATATCCTCACCATCGTTCTTGTGGTTCTTGGCATTGCATTTATTCTTGTAGGCAGCGTGGGCATCATCAGGCTTCCTGACTTTTTCACGCGGACGCACGCTGTGAGCAAGAGTGATACGCTGGGCGTTATTTTTGTAATCAGCGGCCTGGTTATCTACGAAGGTTTCACCCTGAGCAGCCTTAAACTGGTTCTCATTATTCTTTTCATTGCCCTGGCAAACCCTGTCGGTTCTCACGCACTTGCAAAAGCCGCTATAAAGAAGGGGTTGAAAGCCAAACTTCAGGATGATATTGAGGAGGAGAAAGCGTCATGA
- a CDS encoding monovalent cation/H+ antiporter complex subunit F has protein sequence MEDFFLYSAVVLTIIIAIPLIRVVKGPSVFDRILATNAIATKTIVLICLIGFLFGRIDMFIDITLAYAVLGFVGSLAIAKYIESPRTRRN, from the coding sequence ATGGAAGATTTTTTTCTCTATAGCGCTGTTGTTTTGACGATCATTATCGCCATCCCGCTGATCCGGGTTGTAAAAGGTCCATCTGTATTCGACCGCATTCTTGCAACCAATGCCATCGCCACCAAAACCATTGTGCTGATTTGCCTCATCGGGTTTCTTTTCGGCCGCATCGACATGTTTATCGATATTACGCTGGCCTACGCCGTTCTCGGGTTTGTGGGATCGCTTGCCATTGCAAAATATATTGAATCACCCAGAACCAGGAGGAATTGA
- a CDS encoding Na+/H+ antiporter subunit E codes for MKKLSFFSLATSFTTLMIFWLIMSGKFDAIYIGFGVFSVASVLYVNHNVRRYRFFEDDIDGLQQLRYGRATYYFFWMIGQIIVAGFHVLKLIARPAMPIKPAIITFDADLPNVHARMILGNSITLTPGTITLDISGSRFTVHSIDTKSREGIINDEMPRQVLKLFSDEDRQVVSNVRVVTKASEV; via the coding sequence ATGAAAAAGCTCTCGTTTTTTAGTCTTGCAACTTCCTTCACCACTCTGATGATCTTCTGGCTCATTATGAGTGGTAAGTTTGACGCGATTTATATCGGCTTTGGTGTATTCTCCGTAGCCAGCGTGCTCTACGTAAATCACAATGTGAGGCGATACAGGTTTTTCGAGGATGATATCGACGGGCTGCAGCAGCTGAGGTACGGAAGGGCTACATACTATTTTTTCTGGATGATCGGTCAAATTATTGTTGCCGGTTTTCATGTCCTGAAACTTATCGCACGGCCTGCCATGCCCATCAAGCCCGCGATCATCACTTTCGACGCGGATCTGCCTAACGTACACGCGCGCATGATTCTGGGAAACTCTATCACGCTTACGCCGGGCACCATAACACTTGATATTTCCGGAAGCAGGTTCACGGTTCACTCCATCGATACCAAATCACGGGAAGGTATCATTAACGATGAGATGCCGCGTCAGGTTTTAAAGCTCTTTTCCGATGAAGACCGCCAGGTTGTGAGCAATGTACGAGTGGTCACGAAAGCCTCGGAGGTATAA
- the nuoL gene encoding NADH-quinone oxidoreductase subunit L, translating to MESPTALVSLIVGLPLLGFVLNGLLGLSSEGYREKKTLIGAIANLSVFIPFLIALYFFINFTSGSEAVSAKLFTWMQAGSFSADIAYSLDELSLVMVLVVTGVGSLIHFYSIGYMFHDPGYWKFFSYLNLFIFAMLNLVMADNLLLLFLGWEGVGLCSYLLIGFWYTDMLKSDAAKKAFLYNRVGDFAFLIAIFMIFEAVGSLNFDVILANLDLFTDDALFWIAFLMFIGATGKSAQIPLFVWLPDAMAGPTSVSALIHAATMVTSGIYLITRLSPMYVMSPEILMIVAAIGALTAIVAATIAITQNDIKGVLAYSTVSQLGFMFLALGSGAYTAAIFHVATHAFFKACLFLGSGSVIHTMEHVEHELHDKGKHVHFDPQDIRFMGGLRKYMPHTYKTFLIATIAIAGIPPLAGFFSKDEIVMHTFNMGFGEFAGAMYFVLWTVATITAFLTAFYMFRLTLTTFHGKFRLPDKVEGAEDAASYLHESPVTMTFPLWALAVLSIVGGFIGIPNFISKTFGGDGHINWLHDWLSPVAADIPLTLSIPAEWVLMIFAILVAVGGVFLAFRMYGQGQQEESDAAIERRFGGLYQVWKEKYNFDEAYEGAIVQPIVKFSDKVLAVFDMKVVDGIVNAVGGTVRLVGSLLRYIQTGIATSYALFLILGVILVLTMLLF from the coding sequence ATGGAATCACCCACAGCGCTCGTTAGCCTGATCGTAGGTCTGCCGTTGCTCGGTTTTGTACTTAATGGTTTGCTGGGCTTGTCATCTGAAGGATACCGGGAAAAGAAAACCCTCATCGGAGCGATAGCCAATCTATCAGTTTTTATTCCATTTCTGATCGCTCTATACTTTTTCATCAATTTTACTTCGGGTTCAGAAGCGGTATCCGCGAAGCTTTTTACGTGGATGCAGGCCGGATCCTTTTCAGCCGACATTGCCTACAGTCTGGATGAACTTTCACTGGTAATGGTATTGGTTGTAACCGGTGTGGGCTCGCTGATTCACTTCTACTCGATCGGCTACATGTTTCATGATCCGGGGTACTGGAAGTTTTTCTCCTACCTGAATCTGTTCATCTTTGCCATGCTGAATCTTGTTATGGCAGATAACCTCCTGCTGCTGTTTCTTGGCTGGGAAGGTGTGGGCCTCTGTTCGTACCTGCTTATCGGGTTTTGGTATACGGATATGCTGAAGTCGGATGCAGCCAAAAAAGCATTTCTCTACAACAGGGTGGGGGACTTCGCATTTCTGATCGCTATCTTTATGATTTTTGAGGCGGTTGGCAGTCTCAATTTTGATGTAATACTGGCCAATCTTGACCTTTTTACGGATGATGCCCTGTTCTGGATCGCTTTCCTGATGTTTATCGGAGCAACCGGAAAAAGCGCTCAGATTCCGCTCTTCGTATGGCTGCCGGATGCCATGGCAGGCCCCACATCGGTTTCGGCACTGATTCACGCGGCAACGATGGTTACCTCCGGAATTTATCTGATTACCCGCCTTTCGCCGATGTATGTGATGAGTCCTGAAATTCTAATGATTGTAGCCGCAATCGGTGCCCTTACGGCCATTGTTGCCGCCACCATTGCCATTACACAAAATGATATCAAAGGAGTTCTCGCATATTCCACGGTTTCACAGCTGGGCTTTATGTTCCTTGCGCTTGGATCGGGAGCCTACACGGCGGCGATTTTTCATGTGGCAACGCACGCTTTTTTCAAGGCGTGTCTCTTCCTGGGCTCCGGATCTGTCATTCACACCATGGAGCATGTTGAGCACGAATTGCATGACAAAGGCAAACATGTTCATTTCGATCCCCAGGATATCCGTTTTATGGGTGGTCTTCGAAAATATATGCCGCACACCTACAAAACTTTTTTGATTGCCACGATTGCCATTGCGGGTATTCCACCGCTCGCAGGTTTCTTCTCGAAAGATGAGATCGTAATGCATACATTCAACATGGGCTTCGGTGAATTTGCGGGCGCAATGTACTTTGTTCTCTGGACCGTTGCGACTATAACCGCTTTTCTTACTGCATTTTACATGTTCAGGCTTACCCTTACCACATTTCACGGAAAATTCAGGCTTCCTGATAAGGTGGAGGGCGCGGAGGATGCCGCTTCATATCTCCACGAGAGTCCGGTAACCATGACCTTTCCGCTTTGGGCACTGGCTGTTCTTTCTATTGTGGGGGGCTTTATTGGAATACCTAATTTTATCTCAAAAACATTTGGCGGCGACGGACATATCAACTGGCTGCACGACTGGCTGAGCCCGGTAGCGGCGGATATACCGCTCACTCTCTCCATACCGGCTGAGTGGGTTCTAATGATTTTTGCAATTCTGGTTGCTGTGGGAGGCGTTTTTCTTGCTTTCAGAATGTACGGCCAGGGGCAGCAGGAGGAGTCGGATGCGGCTATCGAGCGTCGTTTCGGCGGTCTTTACCAGGTGTGGAAAGAGAAATACAACTTCGATGAAGCCTATGAAGGGGCTATTGTTCAGCCCATTGTGAAATTTTCAGATAAGGTACTGGCCGTTTTCGATATGAAAGTTGTTGACGGCATCGTGAACGCTGTGGGCGGTACGGTGCGGCTGGTCGGTAGCCTGCTTCGGTATATTCAAACAGGAATTGCAACGAGTTATGCCCTCTTTCTTATTCTGGGTGTGATTCTCGTACTAACCATGCTGCTTTTTTAA